The following coding sequences lie in one Spinacia oleracea cultivar Varoflay chromosome 1, BTI_SOV_V1, whole genome shotgun sequence genomic window:
- the LOC110778369 gene encoding protein SRC2 homolog, whose translation MMKHSESGSSSMGKTWVEVCLISARGLPRSSLWKFQWYAVGWIDPNNKYCTKIDASGNPNPVWKTKFTTVVDTSESDFQDMTLHVEVYSRDPLFLREKHQGSATVILKEFLAKHCKNAQGSTQGFQDVGSFQLRKKNSNKPQGFIDVSIRISEEKQGTSSHFFLGNEDGFNLRDSISMANDGGTLQAHPAGHVELPFHQLGNPRSPVSIQNRPYNHPMPYPTNHTNPAVAGPSYPPASGPNHPTNYSNPSFGRPSYPLTRIPGYHPPPAYAPPPPPPPLSHAGYVPTFLPQTNDPSTSYINMPSSGAGRGGGPGFGVGLGAGALAAGAVIFGSDYMSGFELPTAGIRDASFTMLTDTPF comes from the exons ATGATGAAGCATTCAGAATCAGGGTCATCGTCAATGGGAAAGACTTGGGTGGAGGTCTGCCTAATATCAGCTCGAGGACTGCCTCGCTCTTCACTGTGGAAGTTTCAATGGTACGCTGTTGGTTGGATTGACCCTAATAATAAGTATTGCACCAAGATTGATGCATCAGGGAACCCAAATCCTGTGTGGAAGACTAAGTTCACAACTGTCGTTGATACCTCTGAGTCAGATTTCCAGGACATGACGCTCCACGTCGAAGTTTATAGCAGGGATCCCCTCTTTCTCAGAGAGAAACACCAGGGTAGTGCAACTGTTATATTAAAGGAGTTCTTAGCTAAACACTGCAAGAACGCTCAAGGCTCCACACAGGGTTTTCAAGATGTAGGAAGCTTCCAGTTGAGGAAAAAGAACTCCAATAAACCTCAAGGATTTATTGATGTCTCTATCAGGATCTCAGaagaaaaacaaggaacaagctCACATTTTTTTCTAG GAAATGAGGATGGATTCAACTTACGGGACAGCATTAGCATGGCAAATGATGGAGGAACATTGCAAGCTCACCCAGCAGGACACGTTGAACTTCCATTTCACCAGCTAGGGAATCCTCGTTCCCCTGTATCTATTCAAAATCGTCCATATAACCATCCTATGCCATACCCAACAAATCATACAAACCCTGCTGTTGCCGGGCCAAGTTATCCACCAGCCAGCGGCCCTAATCACCCAACAAACTATTCAAATCCATCTTTTGGTAGGCCAAGTTATCCGCTGACCAGAATCCCTGGGTATCATCCACCTCCGGCATAtgccccaccaccaccaccaccaccactttcTCATGCCGGTTATGTACCCACTTTTCTTCCACAAACCAATGACCCATCCACATCATATATTAACATGCCATCATCAGGAGCAGGACGGGGTGGTGGGCCAGGGTTTGGTGTAGGTTTGGGCGCAGGAGCTCTAGCTGCTGGTGCTGTGATCTTTGGTAGTGATTATATGTCAGGATTTGAACTTCCAACTGCCGGAATTCGGGATGCCAGTTTTACCATGTTAACTGATACTCCTTTCTGA
- the LOC110778370 gene encoding uncharacterized protein isoform X1 has product MAIAIRSANRVIFPIRCNNISSGNDNDKRVRKNKPLPPILVSTNPSHINIHTLSNLYLSCNHSPHRFPLSNDIDPRKLAVAVSHSSVVVSVFAAVRDSSGGFGGVEEEREKGLWGRILPAVVTSENGELVGFGRAVSDLGLTASIHDVMVIPSLRRLGIGQMVVQRILRILINKGIYDISALCSEEERLFFAACGFGDDLLGSTTMMYTNTANSNSDHDQVITRAGRILLVAPPSRLSPSQKQPPHLAC; this is encoded by the exons ATGGCAATTGCAATTAGATCAGCAAACAGAGTCATCTTCCCCATAAGATGTAACAACATCAGCAGTGGTAATGACAATGACAAAAGAGTAAGGAAGAATAAGCCACTTCCTCCAATCTTGGTATCCACAAACCCATCACACATTAACATTCACACATTATCAAATCTCTACCTGTCATGTAATCACTCCCCTCATCGCTTTCCTTTATCCAACGACATCGACCCCCGAAAACTCGCTGTCGCGGTCTCTCACAGCTCAGTTGTAGTCTCGGTGTTCGCCGCGGTTAGAGATAGTAGTGGTGGTTTTGGTGGTGTGGAGGAGGAGAGGGAGAAGGGGTTGTGGGGGAGAATATTGCCCGCGGTGGTGACGTCGGAGAATGGTGAACTGGTTGGATTTGGACGGGCGGTTTCTGATCTGGGGTTAACTGCTTCTATCCATGATGTTATG GTCATTCCTTCTTTGCGACGGCTGGGAATTGGTCAGATGGTAGTTCAGCGAATCCTAAG AATTCTGATTAATAAAGGCATTTACGACATATCAGCACTCTGCTCTGAGGAAGAAAG GCTATTCTTCGCAGCATGTGGATTTGGAGACGATCTTTTAGGATCAACAACAATGATGTACACAAACACGGCCAATAGCAATTCTGACCATGACCAAGTAATTACTCGAGCAGGTCGGATACTGCTGGTAGCACCACCTTCAAGATTATCCCCATCTCAGAAACAACCTCCTCACCTCGCTTGCTGA
- the LOC110778373 gene encoding cytochrome P450 714A1 has product MMNNFGVFSDLQILILVSILWCGVISIIFKFCKKNMWVKSEIQRRKLRSYGINGPSPSYFLGNVPEMQRIQSMVAKTSSHDEIVGHDYTCILFPYFEQWRNQYGRMYTYSTGNRQHLYVNDPELVREMSQSMTLHLGKPTYVTKALAPMLGNGILRSNGTLWAQQRKIIAAQFFMDKVKSMMGLMKESAQEMLGKWEACIEAQGGSIAEVRVDEDLRATSGDMISRACFGTSYSKGKMVFLKLRTLQKLLSQQNFLFKVPTIRFLNTKVQKEVNSLEKEIESLIWEAVQERVQECSKRCSSEKDLMQWILEGAMDDPDLDKGSSKQLIVDNCKNIYFAGHESTAVAASWCLMLLALHPEWQHNIRDEVNQFCGVNNDDRHLLVPDVETLLKMKSVTMVIQETLRLYPPAAFISREALEEFQMGDIVVPKGVCIWTLIPTLHRDQEIWGPDANEFKPQRFANGVSNACKVPQAYLPFGLGARLCLGKNFAMVQLKLLLCNIVYRFSFTLSPNYRHLPAYRMIVEPKHGVHILIKRI; this is encoded by the exons ATGATGAATAATTTTGGTGTTTTTTCTGATTTACAAatattgattttagtttctaTTTTATGGTGTGGGGTGATAAGTATAATATTTAAGTTTTGTAAGAAAAATATGTGGGTGAAGTCTGAAATACAAAGGAGGAAGCTTAGAAGTTATGGCATCAATGGACCTTCACCTTCTTATTTCCTTGGAAATGTTCCTGAGATGCAGAGGATTCAATCTATGGTCGCTAAGACTTCTTCCCATGATGAAATTGTGGGTCATGATTATACTTGTATCCTCTTTCCTTACTTTGAACAGTGGAGGAATCAATACG GTCGAATGTACACATATTCAACAGGAAATAGGCAACACTTGTACGTAAATGATCCAGAATTAGTGCGCGAGATGAGCCAAAGCATGACTTTACATTTGGGTAAGCCAACTTACGTAACCAAAGCACTTGCTCCTATGCTTGGCAATGGAATTTTGAGATCAAATGGTACTCTTTGGGCTCAACAAAGGAAAATCATTGCTGCCCAATTCTTTATGGACAAAGTTAAG TCAATGATGGGTTTGATGAAAGAGTCAGCCCAAGAAATGTTAGGAAAATGGGAAGCTTGTATTGAAGCCCAAGGTGGGTCAATAGCAGAAGTTAGAGTTGATGAAGATTTAAGGGCTACTTCAGGTGACATGATCTCAAGGGCTTGCTTTGGCACCTCTTATTCTAAAGGCAAGATGGTTTTCTTAAAGCTAAGGACTCTCCAAAAACTCCTCTCCCAACAAAATTTCCTCTTCAAAGTGCCCACAATCAG gTTCTTAAACACCAAAGTTCAGAAGGAGGTGAATTCCTTGGAAAAAGAAATAGAGTCACTAATTTGGGAGGCAGTTCAAGAGAGAGTTCAAGAATGCTCTAAGAGATGTTCCTCTGAGAAGGACCTTATGCAATGGATTCTGGAAGGGGCAATGGATGACCCTGATTTGGACAAGGGTTCATCCAAGCAGTTGATTGTTGACAACTGTAAGAACATCTACTTTGCTGGCCACGAATCAACGGCTGTGGCTGCTTCTTGGTGCTTGATGTTGTTGGCATTGCACCCTGAATGGCAACATAACATTAGGGATGAGGTTAatcaattttgtggagttaataATGATGATCGCCATCTTCTTGTTCCTGATGTTGAGACTCTTCTTAAGATGAAATCG GTGACAATGGTGATTCAAGAAACCCTAAGACTGTACCCACCAGCAGCCTTCATATCAAGGGAAGCACTAGAAGAGTTTCAAATGGGAGATATTGTGGTTCCAAAAGGGGTGTGCATATGGACTTTGATACCCACATTGCATAGAGACCAAGAAATATGGGGTCCTGATGCCAATGAGTTCAAGCCTCAAAGGTTTGCTAATGGAGTTTCCAATGCTTGCAAAGTACCCCAAGCATATCTTCCTTTTGGACTTGGCGCACGATTATGCTTAGGCAAAAACTTTGCCATGGTGCAATTGAAGCTCTTGCTTTGTAATATTGTCTATAGGTTTAGCTTCACTTTGTCCCCTAATTATAGACATTTGCCTGCTTATAGAATGATTGTTGAGCCTAAGCATGGTGTGCATATTCTTATTAAGAGAATATGA
- the LOC110778370 gene encoding uncharacterized protein isoform X2 has protein sequence MAIAIRSANRVIFPIRCNNISSGNDNDKRVRKNKPLPPILVSTNPSHINIHTLSNLYLSCNHSPHRFPLSNDIDPRKLAVAVSHSSVVVSVFAAVRDSSGGFGGVEEEREKGLWGRILPAVVTSENGELVGFGRAVSDLGLTASIHDVMVIPSLRRLGIGQMVVQRILRLFFAACGFGDDLLGSTTMMYTNTANSNSDHDQVITRAGRILLVAPPSRLSPSQKQPPHLAC, from the exons ATGGCAATTGCAATTAGATCAGCAAACAGAGTCATCTTCCCCATAAGATGTAACAACATCAGCAGTGGTAATGACAATGACAAAAGAGTAAGGAAGAATAAGCCACTTCCTCCAATCTTGGTATCCACAAACCCATCACACATTAACATTCACACATTATCAAATCTCTACCTGTCATGTAATCACTCCCCTCATCGCTTTCCTTTATCCAACGACATCGACCCCCGAAAACTCGCTGTCGCGGTCTCTCACAGCTCAGTTGTAGTCTCGGTGTTCGCCGCGGTTAGAGATAGTAGTGGTGGTTTTGGTGGTGTGGAGGAGGAGAGGGAGAAGGGGTTGTGGGGGAGAATATTGCCCGCGGTGGTGACGTCGGAGAATGGTGAACTGGTTGGATTTGGACGGGCGGTTTCTGATCTGGGGTTAACTGCTTCTATCCATGATGTTATG GTCATTCCTTCTTTGCGACGGCTGGGAATTGGTCAGATGGTAGTTCAGCGAATCCTAAG GCTATTCTTCGCAGCATGTGGATTTGGAGACGATCTTTTAGGATCAACAACAATGATGTACACAAACACGGCCAATAGCAATTCTGACCATGACCAAGTAATTACTCGAGCAGGTCGGATACTGCTGGTAGCACCACCTTCAAGATTATCCCCATCTCAGAAACAACCTCCTCACCTCGCTTGCTGA